A region of the Ranitomeya imitator isolate aRanImi1 chromosome 5, aRanImi1.pri, whole genome shotgun sequence genome:
cagattcagggcagcgcctgaatccacaaacgccatgacagaatatgatgacaaagagcacattaaggtaatggacaaaaggaatttggactgtacagtaccaataacggcagagctatcgaaccgcctagtgcgtttaggacaattagaaatagcatgagtagaatcaccacaatagaaacacagtctgttcagacgtctgtgttcgtgccgttctactttagtcatagtcctgtcgcactgcataggctcaggcttactctcagacaataccgccagatggtgcacagatttacgctcgcgcaagcgacgaccgatctgaatggccaaggacatagactcattcaaaccagcaggcataggaaatcccaccattacatccttaagagcttcagagagaccctttctgaacaaagccgctagtgcagattcattccacagagtgagtactgaccatttcctaaatttctgacaatatacttctacatcatcctgaccctggcataaagccagcagatttttctcagcttgatccactgaattaggctcatcgtaaagcaatcccagcgcctggaaaaatgcatcaacattactcaatgcagaatctcctggtgcaagagaaaacgcccagtcctgtgggtcgccgcgcaaaaaagaaataataatcaaaacctgttgaataggattaccagaagaatgaggtttcaaggccaaaaatagcttacaattatttctgaagctcaggaacttagttctgtcaccaaaaaacaaatcaggaatcggaattcttggttctagcatcgatttctgatcaatagtatcttgaatcttttgtacatttacaacgagattatccattgaggagcacagagtctgaatatccatgtccacagctgtgtcctgaagcactctaatgtctaggggaaaaaaaagactgaagacagagctaagaaaaaaaaatgatgtcaggatttcttttttccctctattggaaatcattggagggctccttgtactgttatggctggcaatcaggcaacacagcgtgcagtaatcagcgcacatacagagatctggcaataaccaaaaacaataggacgagctctgagacgtggaatctctgtagactgcagtacctgatctatcctcacacaactataagcagcagtggattgcgcctatcaactacctatgcaactcggcactgcctgaggagctgactagcctgaagatagaaatacaagcctgacttacctcagagaaataccccaaaggaataggcagccccccacatataatgactgttagcaagatgaaaagacaaacgtaggaatgaaatagattcagcaaagtgaggcccgatattctagacagagcgaggatagcaaagagaactatgcagtctacaaaaaccctaaaacgaaaaccacgcaaaggggcaaaaaagacccaccgtgccgaactaacagcacggcggtgcacccctttgcttctcagagcttccagcaaaagttaatagcaagctagacagaaaaaacagaaaacaaactagaagcacttatctagcagagcagcaggcccaaggaaagatgcagtagctcagatccaacactggaacattgacaaggagcaaggaagacagactcaggtggagctaaatagcaaggcagccaacgagctcaccaaaacacctgagggaggaagcccagagactgcaataccacttgtgaccacagaagtgaactcagccacagaattcacaacacatctccaaTCATGCTAAGGCTTTAGGCCATAATCACACTGGACTGTTTAgttcagttttgtttttgtttttataggtGATAAACTATAAAAGAgagtaaaaatattaaaaacaagagTTTTTTGTTCCATTTGTTTTTGTGCTGTTAGCTGTTTGTTGTAATAGTGCATCATATCGAAAAAAATTAAGAGAAATCGGGCAATGGTAAACATGGAGGAACCATGGAGCAGAACACGCCATGCTCCATGTGTGGGGAGCTTCATACAGGAGCAGCGTGCACAACTTTTCTATATACATGAGCCCTCATCTTGGCATATGTCACTAAGGTTTTTCATATCGAGACAAAACTCATCCCTCAAGCATCGTTCATATAAATGACACATTTTTTTCTTACTTGTGTCTTAAAGTTACATTATTTGTTGGACATTACTCAAAAAAGAACAAATGATCACCCCAGGCAAATCTGATATACTGTGTTACTGCTAGTGCGGTGCCTGTGGGGTGGTGCATAATGCAGACATTCAATAGGCACCAAAGAGAGAATGCCAGTGTCATGTACCACATCGCAGGCAAGGCACGAGGAATAACCCAGTGGAGTCGGGTCCCCTGACTGTCCCCCACGCTACTGTAGCAGGATGCCTGCTGGTTACTTTACCCTTAACAGATAGCAGCATTAGTACGGCACAAACTATTTTTTACAAACTGACTTTTATTTTGCAGCTCTGCATATGCTTATGAAGCAGGACTAGCCCAGTGGGTGACCTCCTCTTAGACTAGCCCTGCCATGGATCCTCTAATCATACCCATCTAGATAACAGTGTACTTGCAATCCTGGTTATGGTAGCACCATTGGAAATCTTGCACAAGAGCATGGTGTGCCGGAAGTTCTGCCATAATGGAGAGTGTATGGAGGCTGTGCGTCACGCCCAACAGGCCTGATTAGGGGACTGAAGGCATGACTAGTCTTTGGGAAGAGTCGCCCCTCCATTAGTCCTGTTTGCTTAGTATATGTAGAGCTGCAAAAAATTACGTTTATAAAAAAAACCTTACCATTCGTAGGGAATATAAAATACCTTTACAGAACGAAATATGTGGCACACATACCTCACAGATGGCTCACGTAGTCTTACAGATTTGATGCATGCTGCGAGACATCTTAGACACTTGGCTGGTTTACTTTAGATCAATATTTTGCATCAATGGTTTGGTACATGTTAAAGGGGTTGGCCATGTTTTTTTCCAAATCCAGGGAAAgcttgaaaataataaaataacttcCACTGACTTCTTATCTCCCTAACTGCTCCAGTGGCTCTGctagtgaccactgcagccagtcactggcctCAGATGTGATTTTTGAAAAATCAGCTGAAAACCACTAAATCCAGTGAATGGCTGTAGTGGTCATGTGTGCACCATAGGAACATCATCACTTACAGTTCACAGAAACCCAGGAGACCACCAGAGTGCTGAGGCAGAATTGTAATGGAAGGTATAAAGAGCAGAGAATGCTCCTGTTTCCCTAACTCTGTAATTACTAAGGTTCACTACATCACATGTCTAGGAAAGTCACGGTCCGCTGTGCTGGCTAAAATAGAGGGTTCTGCTCGTTATGGTGTGTAACACTACATGAGACACACTGACTGTATCTCTAGGTTGCACTTATGAAACTTCCTGTTATCTGCCCCCAGAAGACACGGCCAGAATTCATATCCTCATTTGGGAACTTCCTTATTTTGCTTTCATTCTTCATGTTACCTTGTGACACATTTGTATCTTTTATTTATCACGTGTTGATTAAAAGGAAATAGAAACGAGATGTTTAATAATCACACACAAAAGGTTCTGTAAACCAGTCCTGAATGCTGTGTCACTTACAATCTCATACTGGAAAAAATGATAAATGATAAAGTGAAATATGTCGTTTCTTATATTTTTAGAAGGGTTGTCTGCCTCAAAAAATATCTTCAGTAGAACTGAATACACCCCACTTTGAAAAGTCAGATTTGAATCAATCTTTCACTgaatacaagaacaatttccaataTTTTGACAAAACTGAGTTTCAGAGAacatttttttaacccataacatgaaagtcaGGTAAATGATACAAATTTTATTGCAGAATCTTCGGTCtcaaaattagttgatgcaaaaataagtACACTCCACATCAAAATCGATTACATCCACtgttttgtatgacctccatgatttttaaggacaccaCCAAGGCCtttaggcatggaatgaacaagttgatgACATATTGCAACATCGGTCTTTTTCTGTTCTTtaataaccctgctgttctgttggtcaaaaatgaccgactttgaacttcaatattctttaaaatattcaagatgcggctctgaaacccgtggccgaccgacccatcctcatttaagtcaatcaaccacaagtttcagaaccgcatcttgaacaccccaaaaaataccaaagttcaaaataggtctccccagaccgaacagaacagcagggttaagcacgACCTCCTTCAGAGTAAAGATGCTGGATAGAGAGtgattctcaagttgtctctttgGAACTCTCCATAGGTGTTcagttgggttcagatcaggagacatacttcgccactgaatcactttcaccctgttcttcttcagaaatgcaacagatatgtgttttggatcattgtcatattggcAAAGTGCCAATGTACTACGGGCACGGAGTGATGGTAGTATCTTtactttcaatatagagcagtacagcTGTGAATTTATGATACCATCATGCACTCATGAAGACACATAAGGACACTGCCCCCACTATGTTTCACTGCAGGCATAACTTTATAGCTTGGGTCGTTACACTTGCAGTGTTATTTACATTtacttgtttatttattatttaacgACGCAGGAAAGGATtttatctttttatatatatatatatcttttaacaTTCTATTAAACTTTTtcttttaaagggatcctgtcatgtCAAAGATTGCTATCCTGCAGATTAATGGCGCTCTAAAGCTGCACAGCTACCGCGCTGACAGCCTAGCTGCcgggaagaaattaactttattcctcccagtagCCTCAGGCTTTCAGTGATAGAGCGCAGCTTCAGTCACCAATCAGCACCTAGTGAGCGGCGGGCTGCAACCAcgccccgacactgactgacagccagcgctGTACTCATGTACTGCTGACCCAGTTGTCAATCAGTGCCTTTTCCTCCCGGCAGctaggctttcagtcatagagcgcAGCTTCAGTAACCAATCAGCACATAGTGAGCAGCTGATGTAACCACGCCCCGACACTGACAGCCAGCGCTGTACTCATGTACTGCTGACCCAGTTGTCAATCAGTGCCTTTTCCTCCCAGGAGCTAGGCTTTCAGTGATAGAGCGCAGCTTCAGTCACCAATCAGCACATAGTGAGCAGCTGATGTAACCAcgccccgacactgactgacagccagcactGTACTCATATACTGCCGACCCAGTTGTCAATCAGGGCCTTTCCTCCCAGCAGCCtaaggctttcagtcatagagcgcAGCTTCAGTCACCAATCAGCACATAGTGAGCAGCTGATGTAACCACgctccgacactgactgacagccagcgctGTACTCATATACTGCCGACCCAGTTGTCAATCAGTGCCTTTCCTCCCAGCAGCCtaaggctttcagtcatagagcgcAGCTTCAGTCACCAATCAGCACATAGTGAGCAGCTGATATAACCAcgccccgacactgactgacagccagcgctGTACTCATATACTGCCGACCCAGTTGTCAATCAGTGCCTTTCCTCCCAGCAGCCtaaggctttcagtcatagagcgcAGCTTCAGTCACCGATCAGCACATAGTGAGCAGCTGATGTAACCAcgccccgacactgactgacagccagcgctGTACTCATATACTGCTGACCCAGTTGTCAATCAGTGCCTTTTCCTCCCGGCAGCTAGGTTTTCAGTCTGGCAGCCATATGACTCTAGAACTATTTTAATcagcagattaactccatatctgcaggttaacagcattttgGGACATGACAAGTTCCCATTAAGTTTTCTTTTAACCCTTCAAGGGAAGTTGATAATTTGTATAACACAATGCAATACGTCAGTTATTGTTAAACCTAGTGGACTTTGCTTCTGCAGTGTTTTATCATAAATGTAGAAGGTCAGAAAAAAATGCCACAGAAAACAAGTGAAAGCTGTAGGCATGACACAAGCTTTAATATAGTAAAGGCTAGACTAAATATTTGAAGTCTTTCTTGTCATCTCTTTTTGGACAAATTAACTAACTAAGAATTACTCAGTAGACGAAAACAATTTGACTCAATAGATTGTTGAACTGTTTGAGTACATTTGGATTAAATGCCTTTGTGAGCTATTTGCTAATTTCATTTTGCACACAAGACCATCGCAGATAGGCAGCCTCCTGCTTTTTAGAGCAGTAATGGCAAAGAGGAGAGCAGTATATTGGAAATATTTTCATGCTAATTCAACTGTAAAAATATTTGAAATAACTGTGATTGTTGAGTGAACTAGGGCAGGAGCTACAGACAGGGTTTAGAAGGTAAATACGTTGCTGTAGAAAACTAGTAATGTCTTCAATACACATGGAATGTGGCCAATTTGAACACTGATAGGTCAAGTATGAAGACAGAAAATAAATGGATCCAAACAAACATGACCATATAGATCAATTAACATTCTGTTTCCAGTATAATTCATTAccttcttttgcttcctccctccCAAACACTATGATTCAGGACAGTTTCAGTTTTCTAGATTATGCTCCTTTAGAAGCTCCTTTCATCTGCTGCTCAGTAAGATCTGTACATTGTATTCAAACAGTTTATGTTTGGGAGTTCCCCTGTTTCAGTTGAGGGCAGGAGCAGACACTATCAATAACCTGATTACATTCCATTTATAGGGAAAATACTATATAAACCCTGATCCATTTCACATCATTCTCCTCTACTCAACTTACAAGCAGGAAAGCTGGCTCATAGTTGAGTTTCATTTATAAACTTTTATTCACGGATGACTACAAAAAGTAAGgaacagatcattagacagttatgCAACTTTTGGGCATAAATAAAACTACTACTTTGAATATAAAAGTATGTACATTTTTAAATCTTATACTAGAGGAATACACGACATATACAAGGAAACAGGTTTTTTTTGTCAGCGGTATCAACCTACTTAAGCAGTCCTATGGATACAATGAAACCTTGATATTCAGATTCAcctcaaaatggctgctgcattccctgcctctgcttttatacaggctactcCTGATTGGCTGCGCTCTACCCTGTGATGTGATGGCTGCATGGCATTATGCAGATGCCCGAGGTAATGTGGGCTTTCTCTGGCTGCTGCACTTTTATGCATTATCTAAAATGGCAATGGCTATTCACTGCGTTCACTGAATACCTAAAGACTCAAACAAATTCAATTTCCATCAAATTAATTTCATCATCTCTAATAAATTTAAATTGGATAtaacttatattaatgaaatgaaAAGTTTAAAAATGGATAGTTTCCTTTAGGTTGTAAGGCAGCAGGCCCAGATGAGCTACCTTATAGGGTAGGGTCCAGCTGCAATCACACTGTGAAGCACACACTGCCACAATTTCCTTGTTTTTCCCATGATGGTGAGCGTTATAGTGTACTTATTGGGGGAATGGCGACAGTGTACTTATTACTAGAATTGTGACAGTGTGCATATCACAGATTGAAAGTCAATTTAAAATTTCTAACACAGCGTATCTAGAACAACAACATGCAATTAAACACACAATTAATACGCGAGTGTACATAACTAATGTGTATTTTTGAGTCTGTGAAAAAAAAGTGCTGTAATTTCTGAATAGTTTATGTAAAATTTTAGTTATAATCACACCACATCTTGATCGCTTTGCTTCATCTCTTTTGTGGTGGTGTATAAAATCTGCCACCGCTCTGGTGGTTCCTTCAGGTCCTGCAGTGATGATGTCTTGTGCAACGTTACCGTGActgatgcagccaatcactggcttcaaCAAGTAGAAAATCAAAATGATTTGTGATGCACTTTTCATCAAGTTCACACCTAAGGTATAAATATCTATCTTATGTTTTCAGATGAAGGGTGTGACTGCAGAGCTGACTTCACacagtttgtttgtagtctgtaaccactgAATCACATAGATCTATAAAGAATCTGTAGACACCAAACGGCAGTATATTTTTTACAAATACAATTTGAAGTTGCTACATTTTTTTTAAGATGCATTAATGAAATGTTAATTAGTTGCAGATTTTTAATGTTTTCACTACCTAGGACACATTCAATACAACTGCACTTTAAATACTTGCCATATCTAGAATATACAACTTTCGACAACACATGGTTCAAGGCTTTATAAATTAAGTTTGTGCTTGTGAATTGTTTAACATTTGTCTTAACAGAAAAAGAAGCCGTACACTTGAGAAAGTTGTGGACTGAGCAAAGTCTCTGACAAACACAACTGGCAGAAGCATATGTCTCCCCAATCAACAAGGACTGAGCATGTCAATATAACAAATCCCCCTCCCCCTTCCATGACCTctgtctatgggggagggctgataGAACACTATACACTTAAGATTGTTTGTTTTTGCACAGTACAGAGTTGCGTGAACATCTTGTGACTTTTGCCGTTTTCACATCTGTTTGAAGCCGCTCCGCCAAAATGGTTAGATCTGGGGAGGAGGAGGGACATAATGGTGCGCGGCTAGGCCACCTGTCAAATTCATTAAAAGTGCCTGCATTTCTTACACCAGAAATGCTGCTCCAGACCTTGACAAAAGTAACATTTCTGGAGAGGCGTACAAAAGCACACGCCAATGAGAAGATACTCCAAAGTCATTAAGTGGCTCTTGCCAATGAATGGGGTGCATCATATTCCAGACTGGCGAATGCAATGTCTGTCTTAATGAATTGACCTCTGTATGTGAGTCGCcctgcctgggccgtggggtactcggtaccgggtccagtgtttcacagcaggatgtcacagtggcgacctggtccgtggccctgggcgcccatgtaaaaggaaaaggtctttaaagcaaataaagtttatgttcatgacaccatctgtggtattcggtcagtgtagaccgacactgctttaaggggtcctctggggtgatgttatggcagctagatggtataacttcccacaggtgaagtatatccccaaggctcccggtgtgtagatgaaagatggcgaatggcgcagtaaggaacaaggacacaggtttgcagtctctttaccttgtttactgaagacttcaggcagccacagtccagggcaggcagggtccggccggcttggaggcaagttaggagcccccttatccaggtggaaatcaaagccttccactAGCGCGGTGgttttgtagtcccttactgcctatggcttcagataaggtcctcacagatgttctctctctgtcccccgtataggataggacataacccgtatgactggtgacttgagcctgtttatagggactctagcacgccccgggctctatgggtGTCAACGTGccacctgggtattaaggcggacaggtaacttggagttcagctgtcctgccggtctctgatgtaagtcatagaggcccttacaacctcggtgttccggctaccggtctctgcgcctcagaaggaggcagcctgctcgtggctggtctcccactggtatccTCTCCTATGCTTtgctctcctacacgctcactgcaatatattcagctttctgtatgtctctttccaggaactgcagcactgcggctacacagctctgtacaccctcttctgcctcagactgatccagtctgcttcctggcaagaacttactgactttccctacagactaccatatatatggggagtcacctagtaaataggataaaaagctccccctggtggcctggagtatgaatatgttgcatgcttgtgtttacctggtgacagttatcccttcttacctccaaacgtaacatcactctccccatgaggaaagcaatgctactgtgacaaccaggaccctggggcaccacatattTTTCTCTGGTACCCTAGAGCATGAAGCCAATATGTTATTTGTTTGCAATATCATTCCAATAATTGAGCTACATGAACAATTTTTTGAACAAGTACAGCATTTCTAAATGTGTATAGCTGTGTAGTTTTTCAAAAGCTTTCGCATGTATTGCAATCTGATCAGATCTTTCTTTTGCTGTTTTTAGGAACTTTTCTGGTTTATACATCTGCCCAAACATCATCTATGCTAAAAGTTTTGCCTGACTCTTCGGGTCCTGTACAACCAACCACCAAGGCACCATCAAACACCACCACTCATGTACCACCAAACCCCACCACTCATGCaccatcaaacgccaccacccatgCACCATCAAACACCACCACACAAGCACCATCAAACACCACCACCCATGCACCATCAAACACCACCACCCATGCACCATCAAACACCACCACCCATGCACCATCAAACACCACCACCCATGCACCATCAAACACCACCACCCATGCACCATCAAACACCACCACCCATGCACCATCAAACACCACCACATCAAACACTACCAGTCATACAACAACTCATGTTATTCCAACATTACCCCCAACATCTGGACCACCAGAAATTGGCAACTACACAGTAAAAGATAACAAAGGAGCATGTATTATTGCAGATATGGGACTAGAGCTTCAAGTAGATATTTCAATAAAAGGAAAAACAGTAAGTATATGGATTGATACTTGCATGTTGTTGAGTAGCAAAAGATAGCTAAACCAGGAAACATTTGATTACATGATAAAACTAGTTCATTGAGTCCATTGCAAGGCTAGTCAAGTTAAGTTCACCTGGATAAGAAAAATATGGGAGGTATATTTGTGTTCTCAATATATCATTCTGGATTACATTTCCCCCACTGTACTCCTTTAATGTCTTTCAATGGGTCTGAAAGTGAAAATCAAATGTTTTAGAAACACATCTGTAACACTAATAGTGGTAAAAGGGATGAAATACAGAATGCAATGGGAAAAGCTGGTGTAGAATAACCAATGTATCCTTATGTTCCATgccataaaacaattaaaaaatgtattaCTGTACgagcaaaaaaagaagaaaatgttcCAACTTCTGGTAAGATTTTCAGTTATCTttattccattaaaaaaaaatatatagtggacaggaaaaagagcaagaaacgcATTTCGAACACGGTTGTTCTTTATCTAGCTTGATAAAGAACAACCGTGTTCGAAATGCATCGCTTGCTCTTGTTCCTGTccagtatattttttttatttgtttttttgatggaataaagattactgtgaaaattttaccagaagctggaacttttttcttctttttttgcaatTGCTACACGAGTGGTCGGTTCGTGGTTCCGTGCACGCTGGACTCCTATAAACTGTGAGCTGGCATTATCCTTTCTGTTTTCTATAACTGTAAGAGCTAAACAAAGCAAACCATAAAGGTGGAAATATCTACAGCAAATGTTCAAATTTAAAGGAAACCACGTAATAGGAAAGTAAGACATTTGAGAACCTTTCAGTGCCTACTGGCAAAAAACTTTACACCCCATCTGCCAAACACTTAACATTAGAACCAAAGGGATCAAATTACCGTACTTGTATCCTGAAACCAAAACATCCTTGGGGGTAATTCATTTATTTTGGTATTATGATGCCACCCCTCATTTTCTGGGCAGTTTGTAACATGTCTGTATATTGtattttacaggagaaaagataTTTAAACATCAAACCAAAAGAGACAAATGCAAATGGCACATGTGGTGCATCCAAATCAAATCTTCTCTTGCAATTTCCAGAAGGTTTTATTAATTTTACATTTGTTAAGGTAAGTTTAAATAAAACATGGTGTCCTTCCCATCATCTATGGACTAGTATAAGCCTAATAACATTACTGCTAAGTAATACTTTCAGAATCCCATACATTACAAACATGGGACTGTATGAGGGCATTGTATGGGACAAGTGGCTGCAATATGTGATAATGGCGACCATCCAGAGTTCCACGAAAAAGCCCAACCCTAATGGCTGGTGATATTACTGCACTTCCatctgatataccgtatatactgtcCAATAGACAGTTGCTATATACTGTGAGACTCTTAGGTGCGGTATTTTCATAGTTGACCAATAGAGCACTAGGCAGTACCCTAAATGTAATACAGAAATGCTCTATGCAGGCAAAATTAGTTAGATATCCTAAAATGTTGCAGCTTGTCTAATGATCGTGATTATTTAAGCGCCCATAGTGAAACAATCTAAGAAACAAACGGTTATTAAGATGTTCTGTGCTAAAATTTTATGCCAGAGTGGTTATTGTGCTGAGGTTATAGAGTGGACTGCATTTTATACCGCAGCTGGTTATCTAAGTAAAGATTCAGATAACCGACTTGCATGTGAAATGCGGTTTGCTGGAAAGATTTTGCAAGAAAAATCTGAGGTTTTATATGTTGACAGACATTGAGTAAGAGTCATGAATGAATCACGAGCCACTTACCGCACAAGCTCGGGGACAAGAAGCATAAGATCACTTGAGAAGCTTGCACACTTTTCAGCTTTCTGCAAAAGTTGAGCAATGATCTGACATCTTTAGTTAACTATGTAAGCCTTAAAGGGGTCGTTCCATTTCAATTAAGTTTCTATCCCAGCTGTAGTTTATGATAAAACAACTTCCCCATGTCCATCACTGAGTCTCTGTCAGTGCTCCTGGTGTTGTTCACCGTGGAAAGattggcagccaatcagtgagctcagatgTCCTGAAGGGGGCATTACGTCTACAcaggcagagctgctgagctcactaattGTCCACCTTGCTGTCCAGATGACGtcagccaatgccagacaccagaAGCAGTGGTTATTTTAGAAAACACTGCAGCCAGGGCAGAAACGAAAGGGAACAACCTCTTTAAGCTGTTTGTTCTGAAATTTATCCACCTGAGTTTGGTCATTCTTAACTTGCTGATAAGAGCTCTTATTTATTGCAATAGCTTGCCACTTTATTTTCACAAGTCACAAGTTCTAATGTTGTGCCATACAATCCTGGACAGTTGAAGTCATGGAATAGATAATGCATAGAAGTATTATTTGCAGAGCCAGCATTAGGGGTAGAAAAACTAGGCATTTGCCTAAGGCCCCCATTCCCCAAAGCCTAGTTGtcgctatggggcctgtgagtcagAAGGGCTCTGGCACCGCCACATCGAGCATTCAACTGTAACGGCATCATAGAAGAAAATCAATAATGGAGGAGTGTCGGCTTAGTCTTCCTCTCCCATCAGTCCCCCTCTGCTTCTGATGCAGTTGGcgcaatgacatcacttcatcatgtGTCACGCTGTGTCGAGCAGTGGAACTGCTGAGAAGACGcgctgcagagaccggagcagcgGGGAAACGAGGAGTTGTgtgttgtatttatttatttttaaatgagTGACTACATTGTGGCCATTATATTAGAgcaatatgggctgtgcattatactatatgagcctgcattatactataagggggctgcattatactatatgaggctgcattatactctatgggggctgcattatactgcatggagctgcattatactatatggagtctatgggactgcattatactttaagggactgcattagtgatgagcgaatatactcgttactcgagatttcccgagcatgcttgggtgtcctccgagtattttttagtgctcggagatttcgtttttttcgccgcagctggatgatttacagctactagcctgcttcattacatgtggggattcccaagcaaccaggcaacccccacatgtacttagcctggctaatagctgtaaatcagtcAGCTTAGGCGatgaactaaatc
Encoded here:
- the LAMP3 gene encoding lysosome-associated membrane glycoprotein 3 isoform X1, which translates into the protein MASLTLICFLLFPGTFLVYTSAQTSSMLKVLPDSSGPVQPTTKAPSNTTTHVPPNPTTHAPSNATTHAPSNTTTQAPSNTTTHAPSNTTTHAPSNTTTHAPSNTTTHAPSNTTTHAPSNTTTHAPSNTTTSNTTSHTTTHVIPTLPPTSGPPEIGNYTVKDNKGACIIADMGLELQVDISIKGKTEKRYLNIKPKETNANGTCGASKSNLLLQFPEGFINFTFVKEEKIYYIEEVSVQLHVASEGRWNGTSGKLKLLSTDVGYSVACKRTPTVKLADNLELVLAEVKLQAFDIKDGNFGKEEMCSYDRNFTAVIIAVVVIVVIILAIVIYFIWHKRKSSGYQQI
- the LAMP3 gene encoding lysosome-associated membrane glycoprotein 3 isoform X2, which produces MAAWHYADARGTFLVYTSAQTSSMLKVLPDSSGPVQPTTKAPSNTTTHVPPNPTTHAPSNATTHAPSNTTTQAPSNTTTHAPSNTTTHAPSNTTTHAPSNTTTHAPSNTTTHAPSNTTTHAPSNTTTSNTTSHTTTHVIPTLPPTSGPPEIGNYTVKDNKGACIIADMGLELQVDISIKGKTEKRYLNIKPKETNANGTCGASKSNLLLQFPEGFINFTFVKEEKIYYIEEVSVQLHVASEGRWNGTSGKLKLLSTDVGYSVACKRTPTVKLADNLELVLAEVKLQAFDIKDGNFGKEEMCSYDRNFTAVIIAVVVIVVIILAIVIYFIWHKRKSSGYQQI